Proteins co-encoded in one Gossypium arboreum isolate Shixiya-1 chromosome 11, ASM2569848v2, whole genome shotgun sequence genomic window:
- the LOC108470610 gene encoding UDP-N-acetylglucosamine transporter ROCK1-like, with the protein MAAKKPKASTPNPGNMSPRVWFYSILLTLQYGFQPIISKRFTRREVIVTSSVLTCEVAKVVCALILMAKDGSLKKLAKEWTLVGSLTASGLPAAIYALQNSLLQISYRNLDSLTFSMLNQTKIIFTAIFTYIILRQRQSIQQIGALFLLIMAAVLLSIGEGSSKGSSSGDPEKILFYGIAPVLVASVLSGLASAFCQWASQVKKHSSYLMTVEMSIVGSLCLLASTSKSPDGEAIRRYGFFYGWTPLTLIPVVTNALGGILVGLVTSLAGGVRKGFVIVSALLVTAMLQFLFEGTPPSVYCLVALPLVVSSISIYQKYPYQVKKKEA; encoded by the exons ATGGCGGCGAAAAAGCCCAAAGCTTCCACTCCAAACCCAGGCAACATGAGTCCACGCGTTTGGTTTTACTCCATTTTACTAACTCTTCAATATGGATTCCAACCTATTATCTCCAAACGCTTCACCAG acGGGAAGTAATTGTAACTTCATCAGTCTTGACATGTGAGGTAGCCAAG GTTGTATGTGCCCTTATTCTCATGGCAAAAGATGGTAGCTTAAAGAAACTGGCAAAGGAATGGACTTTGGTGGGTTCACTTACTGCATCAGGTCTTCCTGCAGCAATTTATGCACTTCAAAACAGCTTGCTGCAGATATCCTACAGGAATCTAGATTCACTTACGTTCTCAATGCTGAACCAGACAAAAATAATTTTCactgccatatttacatatatcataCTGAG GCAGAGACAGTCAATTCAACAAATCGGGGCTCTGTTCTTGTTGATCATGGCAGCTGTTCTTCTAAGCATTGGTGAAGGCTCTAGCAAAGGGTCTAGCAGTGGTGACCctgagaaaattttattttatggaaTTGCCCCTGTCTTAGTTGCTTCTGTACTCTCTGGTTTGGCTTCTGCATTTTGCCAATGGGCTTCTCAG GTCAAGAAGCACTCATCATACTTGATGACTGTAGAAATGTCTATAGTTGGAAGCTTGTGCTTGCTGGCTAGTACCTCTAAATCTCCAGATGGAGAAGCTATCAGACGCTATGGGTTCTTTTATGGTTGGACTCCACTAACTTTG ATTCCGGTTGTTACCAATGCTCTCGGTGGGATTCTTGTTGGCCTTGTCACTAGCCTAGCTGGTGGTGTGAGAAAG GGGTTCGTCATTGTTTCAGCACTACTTGTAACAGCCATGCTGCAGTTCCTTTTTGAAGGAACACCGCCATCAGTGTATTGTCTTGTGGCTCTTCCACTTGTCGTTAGCAGCATTTCGATATACCAGAAATATCCATACCAAGTCAAAAAGAAAGAAGCCTAA
- the LOC128283734 gene encoding PI-PLC X domain-containing protein At5g67130-like, translating into MSSKGKTCEDNSGDLINMLRTCYSAASNGWANFVAVDYYKRSEGGGSFQAVDTLNGKLLCGCDDIHACVAGSTSGARTP; encoded by the exons ATGTCAAGTAAAGGGAAGACATGCGAGGACAACTCTGGAGATCTGATTAACATGCTTCGTACTTGCTATTCGGCTGCTAGTAACGGTTGGGCTAACTTTGTTGCTGTTGATTATTACAAG AGGAGTGAAGGAGGAGGATCGTTCCAAGCTGTCGATACTTTGAATGGAAAGCTATTATGTGGATGTGATGATATTCATGCATGTGTG GCTGGATCAACTTCAGGTGCTCGCACACCATAA